A genomic segment from Polyangium mundeleinium encodes:
- a CDS encoding phosphotransferase enzyme family protein: METIPSWILARFRDLDQRPHAPHGGGLINRTFLVEGRAGKVIVQRLHPVFAGVVNEDIDAVTAHLAAKGLMTPRPLRTDDGALWVDDEEGRAWRALSYVEGQSHDRVPSLSFAREAGRMVARFHAAVADLAYDYRHVRAGVHDTKKHLATLEAALDAHTGHRLFGEVEPLARRLLAEAARLPDLERLPLRHVHGDLKISNLLFQGEQAVCLVDLDTLGRMIWPFEMGDALRSWCNPAGEDVAHVAIDAGTFGAALAGYGEVARGAGLVSAEEAGAIVDGLATICLELSARFLADALREAYFGFDARRFPARGEHNLVRGRGQLALFDSVQARRTELEHVARAALD; this comes from the coding sequence ATGGAGACGATTCCCTCCTGGATCCTCGCCCGCTTTCGTGACCTCGATCAAAGGCCCCACGCGCCCCACGGCGGGGGCCTCATCAACCGCACGTTCCTCGTCGAGGGGCGCGCGGGGAAGGTCATCGTGCAGCGGCTGCACCCCGTGTTCGCGGGGGTGGTGAACGAGGACATCGACGCTGTGACGGCGCACCTCGCGGCCAAGGGCCTGATGACGCCGCGGCCTCTGCGCACCGATGACGGCGCGTTATGGGTCGACGACGAGGAGGGGCGGGCCTGGCGCGCGCTCTCGTACGTGGAAGGGCAGAGCCACGACCGCGTGCCGAGCCTGAGCTTCGCGCGCGAGGCGGGCCGCATGGTGGCGCGGTTTCACGCGGCCGTTGCCGATCTCGCATACGACTACCGGCATGTGCGGGCTGGGGTGCACGACACGAAAAAACACCTCGCCACGCTGGAAGCGGCGCTCGATGCGCACACGGGGCATCGGCTGTTCGGCGAGGTCGAGCCGCTCGCGCGGCGGCTGCTCGCCGAGGCCGCGCGGCTGCCGGATCTCGAGCGGCTCCCGCTTCGGCACGTGCATGGAGATCTCAAAATATCGAATCTCTTGTTCCAGGGTGAACAGGCGGTGTGTCTCGTGGATCTGGACACACTCGGCCGGATGATCTGGCCCTTCGAGATGGGGGACGCGCTCCGCTCGTGGTGCAATCCGGCGGGCGAGGACGTGGCGCACGTGGCGATCGACGCGGGCACGTTTGGCGCGGCGCTCGCGGGGTATGGCGAGGTCGCGCGGGGGGCGGGGCTCGTGTCGGCGGAGGAGGCGGGGGCGATCGTGGATGGGCTCGCGACGATATGCCTGGAGCTCTCGGCGCGGTTTCTCGCGGATGCGCTGCGCGAGGCGTACTTCGGCTTCGACGCGCGGCGATTCCCGGCCCGGGGCGAGCATAACCTGGTGCGCGGCCGCGGACAACTCGCGCTCTTCGACAGCGTACAAGCACGACGCACGGAGCTCGAGCACGTCGCGCGCGCGGCGCTGGACTGA